A section of the Bacteroidetes Order II. bacterium genome encodes:
- a CDS encoding VWA domain-containing protein, producing MDWLHPIFLWSLFAVPVAISGYLWKAFQRKRARDVFGDAMLVERLSEGVSTRRRRWKATLFALSVFFLALALAGPRMGTKVREVSREGVDLMIALDVSTSMLAEDVAPNRLKRAKFELTKLVEKLNGDRVGLILFGGDAFLQCPVTLDYNALKLFLDISEPDQMPTQGTQYDRMLEVVIKAFDMKGTDKDSKGNRSKVLLVVSDGESHSGDMSTLRSRAAESGITLFTAGVGETVGVTIPAYLNGQRTEGLKTDRNGQAVITKLEEAALQDLGKDGAYFRIARTTSNLSDFSDVLAGMEKTKFGTTKFAAYEEQFQWPLGVALLLLLIEWLLPDRRKKPKTLFSSAMTPHTL from the coding sequence ATGGATTGGTTACATCCTATATTCTTATGGTCGTTATTCGCGGTTCCAGTGGCCATTTCAGGCTATCTTTGGAAAGCATTTCAACGAAAACGGGCACGTGATGTATTTGGGGACGCCATGCTGGTGGAACGCCTCTCCGAAGGTGTTAGCACCAGACGGCGTAGGTGGAAAGCAACGCTGTTTGCACTTTCGGTGTTTTTTTTGGCTCTGGCTTTAGCTGGACCAAGAATGGGGACAAAGGTCCGGGAAGTTTCTCGTGAAGGGGTAGATTTGATGATCGCCCTAGATGTCTCCACTTCCATGCTCGCGGAAGACGTGGCCCCCAACCGCCTGAAAAGGGCTAAGTTTGAGCTAACAAAATTGGTAGAAAAACTCAATGGCGACCGAGTTGGGCTAATCCTATTCGGTGGAGATGCCTTTCTTCAATGCCCCGTGACATTGGACTATAACGCCCTAAAGTTGTTTTTAGACATCTCGGAGCCAGACCAGATGCCCACGCAAGGCACACAGTACGACCGGATGTTGGAGGTGGTCATTAAGGCGTTCGACATGAAAGGGACCGACAAGGATTCTAAAGGCAACCGCAGCAAGGTTCTATTGGTTGTATCAGATGGCGAAAGCCATAGCGGAGACATGAGCACACTCAGGAGTAGGGCGGCAGAATCTGGCATTACCCTATTTACAGCTGGTGTAGGCGAAACCGTAGGCGTAACCATTCCAGCATATCTAAACGGCCAACGCACCGAAGGACTTAAAACCGACCGAAATGGCCAAGCCGTGATCACCAAATTAGAGGAAGCAGCCTTACAGGATTTAGGCAAAGACGGCGCCTACTTCCGGATTGCCCGTACCACCAGTAACCTTTCAGACTTCAGCGATGTATTGGCCGGAATGGAAAAAACAAAATTTGGAACCACTAAGTTTGCTGCCTATGAGGAACAATTCCAATGGCCTTTGGGTGTGGCGTTGCTGCTGTTGCTGATTGAATGGCTCTTGCCAGATCGCAGAAAAAAGCCCAAAACATTGTTCTCTTCTGCTATGACCCCACACACACTTTGA
- the prmC gene encoding peptide chain release factor N(5)-glutamine methyltransferase, whose protein sequence is MTYRDLKQASIHRLMQFGLETPEANLEVRWLLEHLTGWSGTGVLLHLDDSVTITHLARWESFLHRRIQHEPIQYIIGTVPFLGLTLKVNPNVLIPRPETEWLTHWLSTHLRGPLRILDVGTGSGCIALGLKHLRPEYQVTACDVSIGALEVARENAQLNQINVQFYSADMLDPMFPEVFHTPFNLIVSNPPYVLREEAHTLQNEVIAYEPHLALFTEGEPLRFYRALVLSATKMLAPGGWVALECHTDFADDVKNLLEDSGFFEAQVIHDLSNKPRLAIGKK, encoded by the coding sequence TTGACATACCGCGATCTAAAACAAGCATCCATTCACCGTTTGATGCAATTTGGGCTAGAGACACCCGAAGCCAACCTCGAAGTCCGTTGGCTATTAGAACACCTCACGGGATGGTCTGGAACTGGTGTATTACTCCACTTGGATGACTCCGTCACCATTACGCATCTCGCACGTTGGGAATCTTTTTTGCACCGAAGAATCCAGCATGAACCCATTCAATATATTATTGGAACGGTACCCTTTTTGGGATTAACCCTAAAAGTTAACCCAAATGTTCTCATTCCTCGCCCCGAAACTGAGTGGCTTACCCATTGGCTTAGCACACACTTACGCGGCCCTCTACGGATACTAGATGTCGGGACAGGTAGTGGATGTATTGCACTTGGTCTAAAGCATTTACGACCAGAATATCAGGTGACAGCCTGTGATGTGAGCATAGGCGCCTTGGAAGTTGCCCGGGAAAATGCCCAACTGAATCAGATAAATGTTCAATTCTATAGCGCCGATATGCTTGACCCTATGTTTCCAGAAGTCTTTCACACCCCTTTTAACCTGATCGTTTCTAATCCGCCCTATGTGTTGCGCGAAGAGGCACATACATTGCAAAATGAAGTGATCGCATACGAACCACATTTGGCACTTTTTACGGAAGGGGAGCCTTTAAGATTCTACCGCGCCTTGGTTTTAAGTGCCACCAAAATGCTTGCACCGGGTGGATGGGTGGCCTTGGAGTGTCATACCGACTTTGCCGACGATGTAAAAAATCTCTTGGAGGACTCCGGCTTCTTTGAAGCTCAAGTGATCCATGACCTATCGAATAAACCCCGTCTGGCAATAGGCAAAAAGTAA
- a CDS encoding Glu/Leu/Phe/Val dehydrogenase, with product MSDISFLAQVNRMFEKAAVHTKHPKGLLDQIRICNSTYAMQFPLKRDDGSIEVIRAWRAEHSQHKTPTKGGIRYAPNVNADEVTALASLMTYKCAIVDVPFGGAKGGICIDRRKYSEAELERITRRYTFELVKKNFIGPGIDVPAPDYGTGAKEMSWILDTYNSLTSDSLDALACVTGKPVGQGGVRGRKEATGRGVFFGLREACSHAEDMAQLGLSPGLAGKTVVVQGLGNVGYHAAKFIQEGGAVIVGLAEYEGAIYNANGLDLEKVVKHRKETGSILNFPGAENITHSQAALELPCDILVPAALEAVIVGENATRIQAKIIAEGANGPVTAHADTILNERGIMIIPDVFLNAGGVTVSYFEWLRNLQHVRFGRMSKRFEQNMQTKMLDAIQTLIGQKLDPRFMEEVIHGASEEDLVNSGLEDTMINAYNEVRAIAQHHKTDLRTASFINAIDKVAVSYLEMGIFP from the coding sequence ATGTCCGACATTAGTTTTTTAGCTCAAGTCAACCGTATGTTTGAAAAGGCTGCGGTCCACACCAAACACCCAAAAGGATTGCTGGATCAGATTCGTATTTGCAATAGTACGTATGCCATGCAATTTCCATTAAAACGTGACGATGGCTCGATCGAGGTGATCCGGGCGTGGCGTGCAGAACATAGCCAGCATAAAACTCCAACCAAGGGTGGCATCCGTTATGCACCCAATGTAAATGCAGACGAGGTTACGGCACTCGCTTCGCTGATGACGTATAAATGTGCCATTGTGGATGTCCCTTTTGGTGGCGCAAAAGGAGGAATTTGTATTGACCGTCGCAAATATTCGGAAGCCGAACTTGAACGCATTACCCGGCGCTATACCTTCGAGTTGGTGAAGAAAAATTTCATCGGTCCGGGTATAGACGTTCCGGCACCGGATTATGGAACCGGAGCAAAAGAGATGTCGTGGATTTTGGATACCTACAACTCTCTTACCAGCGATTCGTTGGATGCACTTGCTTGTGTAACCGGAAAGCCAGTGGGGCAAGGCGGGGTTCGGGGGCGTAAAGAGGCAACTGGACGCGGTGTATTCTTTGGCCTGCGTGAAGCATGTTCCCACGCCGAAGATATGGCTCAGTTGGGGCTCAGTCCTGGGCTTGCGGGGAAAACGGTGGTCGTGCAAGGGTTGGGGAATGTGGGCTATCATGCGGCCAAATTTATTCAAGAAGGCGGGGCGGTTATTGTCGGTCTTGCAGAGTATGAAGGTGCTATCTACAATGCCAATGGCTTGGATTTGGAAAAAGTGGTTAAACACCGTAAAGAAACCGGTTCTATTTTGAACTTCCCTGGTGCCGAGAACATTACCCACTCGCAAGCGGCATTGGAATTGCCCTGCGATATTTTGGTTCCGGCAGCACTCGAAGCCGTAATTGTTGGAGAAAATGCCACCCGAATTCAGGCCAAGATCATAGCCGAAGGAGCAAATGGCCCTGTAACGGCCCATGCCGATACCATTTTGAATGAGCGAGGCATTATGATTATTCCGGATGTGTTTTTGAATGCGGGGGGAGTAACGGTTTCTTATTTTGAATGGCTTAGAAACCTACAACATGTTCGATTTGGACGAATGAGCAAGCGGTTCGAACAGAATATGCAAACCAAAATGCTGGACGCTATTCAAACATTAATTGGACAAAAATTAGACCCTCGGTTTATGGAGGAGGTGATACATGGAGCAAGCGAAGAAGACTTGGTAAACTCCGGACTTGAGGACACGATGATCAATGCGTATAACGAAGTACGGGCGATTGCACAACACCACAAAACAGACTTAAGAACCGCTTCTTTCATCAATGCAATAGATAAAGTAGCGGTTTCATATTTGGAAATGGGTATTTTCCCTTGA